The nucleotide window CCGCACCGACCACCGGGCCGGTCTTGTCCGTCACCTTCATGGTGATGATACCCTTGCCGCCGCGCGATTGCTTGCGGTACTCGTCGAAGGCGGTGCGCTTGCCGATGCCGTTCTCCGAGGCCACCAGCAGGGTGGAGCCCTCGGTGACCAATGCAAGGCCGACGACGAAGTCGCTTTCCTCCGGACGGATGCCCGCGACACCGGCGGTGTTGCGGCCCAGCGGGCGGGATTCATCCTCGTGGAAGCGGATGCTCATGCCCTCGTGGGTCACGAGGATCACGTCATCGCCACCGCTGGTGAGACGCACGCCGATGAGTTCGTTGTTCTCCTCCAGGTTGATGGCGATGATGCCGTCCTTGCGATAGTTGCGGAACTCGTTGAGCGCGGTCTTCTTCACCTTGCCCGAGCGGGTGGCGAAGAACACGAAACCGGCGTCCTCGCGGAAGGTGACATCGTCACCCTTCTCATCCGTGGCGCGCTCAAGACGCAGCAACGCGGCGATCTTTTCCTCCGGCTTCAGGTTGAGAACGTTCCGGATGTTGCGACCCTTTGAAGTACGGGAACCTTCCGGCACCTCATACACGCGCTCGACATAGACGCGGCCCGTGTTCGTGAAGAACATGAGGTAGTCGTGCGCCTGGACGCTGAAGAGATGCTCTACGAAATCGTCCTCGTCATCCTTCGAAGCCGCGCTGCGCGTCTCCATGCCGCGCAGGCCCTTGCCACCGCGGCCCTGCACGCGGAACTCGCTGGCCGGGGTGCGCTTGATGTAGCCGCGGTGCGAGAGTGTGACGATCATCGCATCGTTCGCGATCAGGTCCTCGATGGCGATCTCTCCTTCTTCCGGAAGGATCTCGCACTTACGGGGAGTGGCGTACTTGCCGCGGATGGCAAGCAGCTCATCCTTGATGATCGTGAGCACACGGATCTCGCGGGCGAGGATGTCGAGCAGGTCCGTGATCTCGGCGAGCACGCCGTTGTATTCGGACTGGATCTTGTCTTTCTCCAGCGCGGTGAGCTGGTAGAGGCGCAGTTCCAGGATCGCATTGACCTGACGCTCGGTGAAAATGTAGCGACCACCCTGCACCCCGGCCTGGCCGCGGATCAAGATGCCGATCTTCTCGGCCGTCTCCTTGCTGAAGCTGTAGGCGGCGAGGCGCTCGCGGGCTTCGTCGCGGTTCTTCGAAGAACGGATAATGTGGATGAAATCGTCGATGTGCTCCAGCGCGAGCAGGTAGGCTTCCAAAAGCTCGGCACGCTCCTCGGCCTTGCCGAGCAGGTAGCGGGTGCGGCGCACGATGACCTCGCGGCGGTGCTCGATGTAGCAATCGATCGCCTCCTTGAGCGAAAGCAGTTTCGGGCGGCGATCGTGGATCGCCAGCATGTTCACGCTGAAGCTCGTCTCCATGGAGGTGAGCTTGTAGAGCTGGTTCACCACCACCTGCGGACGGGCGTCGCGCTTCAGCTCGATCTCGATGCGTGTCTCCTCATCGGAAAGGTCGCGCATGCCGGAGATGCCGGTGAGGATCTTCTCATTCACCAGCTCCGCGATGCGCTCCTGGAGCGTGGCTCGGTTCACACCGTAGGGAACCTCGCGGATGGTGATGAGGGACTTTCCGTTGTCCATCTCCTCAATCTCCATCTTGCCCCGCATGCGGATGGAGCCGCGGCCGGTGCGGAAGTATTCCTCGATGCCGCGCACGCCGCGGATCTCGCACGCCACCGGGAAGTCCGGGCCTTTGACGTAGTGCATCAGCTCCGGAAGCGTGATCTCCGGATGGTCCACCTGCGCGCAGATGGCATCCACGATCTCGCCGAGGTTGTGCGGCGGCAGGTTGGTGGCCATACCGACCGCGATGCCGGTGCCGCCATTGACGAGCAGGTTCGGAAAGGCGGAGGGAAGAACGGTCGGCTCGGTGAGGCGTTCGTCGTAGTTCGGAACGAAGTCGACGGTGTCCTTCTCCAAGTCCTCCATCATCGCGAGGCCGAGGTGCGTCAAACGTGCTTCGGTGTATCGCATGGCGGCCGGCGGGTCGCCTTCCACAGAGCCGAAGTTGCCCTGGCCGTCGATGAGGCGCTCGCGCATCGACCAGTGCTGGCCCATGTTGACCAGCGTGGGATAGATGACGGCTTCACCGTGCGGATGGTAGTTACCGGAGGTGTCACCGCAGATCTTCGCGCACTTGATGTGCTGCTTGCCGGGCGCGAGGTTCAGCTCGCGCATGGCGAAAAGGATGCGGCGCTGCGAAGGCTTCAAGCCGTCCCGGACATCCGGAAGCGCGCGGGAAATAATCACCGACATCGAGTAATCGAGGAAGGACTTCGAAAGTTCCTCGGCTACGTTGATCGGCTTGATGTGGTCGTCGGACATGGAAATGGGAAGTGACCGGTGATCAGTGGACAGTGATCAGAGGGAAGAAAACAAAAGGGGCGGGATCAGACGTCGAGGTTTCTAACGTTGAGCGCGTTGTCCTCGATGTAACGTTTGCGGGGTTCGACGATGTCGCCCATCAACCTGTCGAACATGAGGTCCGCCTCGACGGCGTTGTCTTCGTCCAACCGCACACGCAGGAACTGGCGCTTGCCGGGGTCCATGGTGGTCTCGAACAACTCCTTGGCGTTCATTTCACCCAGACCCTTGAATCGCTTGATCTGCACGCCACGGCGACCGATCTCGAGCACGCGGTAAAGGATGTCCTGAACGGAGAAGACGGGTGTGACGGACTGCTTCTCACCCTCGCCTTCGACGAGTTCGAACAGCGGCGTGTCCATGGAGAAGAACTGCTTGGTATCGAGACCCTTCTCACGCAGGCGCGAGAACAGCTTGGTGATCGCATGCGATTCGTGGAGTTCATGCAGCACCGCGCGGCGGCTGGGACCGGCCACGTGGGCGGTTTCATCCACGATCTCTCCGAACAAGCGCAAGTCGGGATTCTCCGCGGAGAAGGCGCGAAGCGCGGAGTCATCCGTGAAGTAATGCACCGATTCATCGTTGCCGACGCGCACTCGCACCATGTAGGTGGGCAGATCCTCGCCATTGCGGGCATCCAAATACGCCTGGAAGTCCCCACCGTTGCCACGGATGGAATCCACATAGCGTGAGAGCGAGGAAAGCGTCTCGAGGATCGACTTCAACTCCTCCACGTCAAACGAACGGCTGGCGTCTGCCGTCCGCAACGTCACGTCACCTGCTCCGAGATCGATCAGGATGCGGTTCAGGGATTCATTGTCCTGCACGTATTCCTGGCGCTTCTTGCGGGACACCAGGTAGAGCGGCGGCTGCGCGATGTAGAGGTAGCCGCGCTTCACCAGCTCCGGCATGTGGCGGCAGAAGAAGGTCAGCAGCAGCGTGCGGATGTGCGAGCCGTCCACGTCGGCATCGGTCATGATGACGATCTTGTGGTAGCGCACCTTGTCGATGCGGAAGGATCCCTCCTGCTCGCCATCGCCGATACCCGCGCCGATGGCGGTGATCATCGACTGGATTTCCTTGTTCTGGAGCGCGCGGTGGAGGCGGGCCTTCTCGACATTGATCAACTTGCCTCGCAGCGGCAGGATGGCCTGCGTGCGGCGGTCACGGCCTTGCTTGGCGGAACCACCCGCGGAGTCACCTTCGACAATGTAGAGCTCCGACTTCG belongs to Luteolibacter ambystomatis and includes:
- the gyrA gene encoding DNA gyrase subunit A, encoding MSDDHIKPINVAEELSKSFLDYSMSVIISRALPDVRDGLKPSQRRILFAMRELNLAPGKQHIKCAKICGDTSGNYHPHGEAVIYPTLVNMGQHWSMRERLIDGQGNFGSVEGDPPAAMRYTEARLTHLGLAMMEDLEKDTVDFVPNYDERLTEPTVLPSAFPNLLVNGGTGIAVGMATNLPPHNLGEIVDAICAQVDHPEITLPELMHYVKGPDFPVACEIRGVRGIEEYFRTGRGSIRMRGKMEIEEMDNGKSLITIREVPYGVNRATLQERIAELVNEKILTGISGMRDLSDEETRIEIELKRDARPQVVVNQLYKLTSMETSFSVNMLAIHDRRPKLLSLKEAIDCYIEHRREVIVRRTRYLLGKAEERAELLEAYLLALEHIDDFIHIIRSSKNRDEARERLAAYSFSKETAEKIGILIRGQAGVQGGRYIFTERQVNAILELRLYQLTALEKDKIQSEYNGVLAEITDLLDILAREIRVLTIIKDELLAIRGKYATPRKCEILPEEGEIAIEDLIANDAMIVTLSHRGYIKRTPASEFRVQGRGGKGLRGMETRSAASKDDEDDFVEHLFSVQAHDYLMFFTNTGRVYVERVYEVPEGSRTSKGRNIRNVLNLKPEEKIAALLRLERATDEKGDDVTFREDAGFVFFATRSGKVKKTALNEFRNYRKDGIIAINLEENNELIGVRLTSGGDDVILVTHEGMSIRFHEDESRPLGRNTAGVAGIRPEESDFVVGLALVTEGSTLLVASENGIGKRTAFDEYRKQSRGGKGIITMKVTDKTGPVVGAVTVTEEDELMLMTSSGQSIRIRVAEVREAGRNTQGVKLLTLREGEKLQDISKVIPDGEDSSANADEVSGEDGASEEPDAAADEAGE